A region of the Deltaproteobacteria bacterium RBG_16_64_85 genome:
AAGGGAATCGAACCCCCAACCCCCTGATTACAAATCAGGAGCTCTACCGTTGAGCTACGTCGGCGCATCCCCTTGCGGCGCAAATCCGGAAATCATTAATTTGACTCCGTTAACGGTAAGTTGTCAACGGGTTTCGACGCAATAACGAAACGTCGGCCGACTCCGTTTCCTGATTCCGCTGGATTCCTCACGTGGGGGCTTCCTCTCTGCTGCGGCATCCCGCGAGGAAAGGGAACTTGCAGCCGCGTCGGTACGTGCACCTAACGGAAGGCGCATACTGCGGGAGGGTACGGCGGAGCCGCCGCAGGAGGGGGGCGAAGTGAGGTAAAGCGCAGACGTGCGGGTCCACCGCACGTCGAGCCACGAACGGAGTCCCCCTCCGAGGCGGCGAAGCCGAAGGGGGTCCGGCGCAGCGAGTCGCCGCGGCGGAAGCGGCTATTTCGCCATGAGGTTGCGAAGATGGAAGGCCAGGATGCCGGCGGTGACCCCGACGTTCAGGGAGTCGACGCCGGGCTCCATCGGGATCCGGACGGATCCGTCGCATTTTTCCCGGACGAGCTTGCGGATCCCGTGCTCCTCGCTCCCCAGGATGATCCCGGTCCGGGTCGCGGGCTTCATCGTGGAAATGTCGGTTTCCCCTTCCTCCTCCGCCGCGTACAGCCAAAAGCCGTCCTCCTGCAGCGTTTCGACCGTCCTCGCAAGGTTGGTCACCTGCGCGATGGGGACATGCGCCGCCGCCCCGGCCGAGGCGCGGAAGACGGCCGCCGTCACCGGGCAGGACCGGTCCTTCGGAACGATTACCCCGTCGACACCGAAGGCGCGGGCGCTGCGCAGGATGGCGCCCAGGTTGTGCGGGTCGGTGATCCCGTCCAGCAGGAAAACCGTTGCGCGCCCGGGAAGCGCCGCAACCCACTCGTGAAAATCCGCGTACCGGTATTCCCCCAGCTCGGCCGCGATCCCCGGTCCTCCGCGTTCCCCCGTGCGCCGCTCCCACTCCTCCTTTGGACACGCAAGGCACGGGATCCCCAGGACCGATGCCCTGCCCGCGAGACCCTTCTTGACTTCCGGAGAAACCGACCCGGAGAGCAGCAGCCGAAGGGGCTTCTGCCGCGTCGATGCGAGCAGCTCCTCCACCGGATGCCTGCCGGTGATCCACATCGGGCTCACCTGGAGGCTTTCCGCATCAGAGGGTCCGTCTCATCTCCGAGGCGAATTTCCGCGCCGCCGCCACGGGATCGGACGCTTTCGTTATGGGACGTCCGACGACGATATAATTCGCACCGGCCCGGACCGCCTCGAATGGGGTCACCACCCGTTTCTGGTCCCCGACGGAATCCTCGGGAAGCCGGACGCCGGGGGTGACCAGAACGACCTCCTTCCCCACGCGAGCACGGACGGCGGCAACTTCCTTTGCCGAGCAGACGATGCCCCCGATCCCGGCATCCACCGCGAGTCCCGCCAGCCGATCCACGGCTTCCGCCGCGCGCAGGGCAAATCCGACGGAGGAGAGGTCCGCGTCGTCAAGGCTGGTAAGGACCGTGACCGCGAGGAGCGTCGTCCCGCTGCCCTCCGCGGCGGCCGCGGCCGCGGCGAGCATCGCCTTCCCGCCGGATGCGTGGACGGTCGCGAATTTCACGCCCAGTGCCACGGCGGACCTCACCGCGCCGGCAACCGTGTTGGGAATGTCGTGGAACTTCAGGTCGAGGAAGACCTCGGCGCCTGTTGCACGGATCCTCTCGACCAACTCCGGCCCCCCTCGCGGGAACAGCTCCATCCCCACCTTGAAGAGACCGACCTCCCCCGCCAGGGCGGAAACGGCCGCCAGGGCGGCCTCCGGTGAGTCGGTGTCCAGCGCCACGATGATCCGCTCTTTCATGGAGAGCACTCCTTTTTCTTCGCTTCCACCGCCGCCGCCACGGTTTCCACGATCCGGGAAATCTCCACCCGGTCGGTCTCCCCCGTCTTCCGGTCCCGGACTTCCGCGTAGCCCGCCGCAAAGTTCTTCTCCCCGAAGGTCACCCGCAGGGGAATCCCGCAGAGGTCGGCGTCCTTGAACTTGATCCCCGGGCGTTCGTCCCGATCGTCCAGGAGGACCTCGATTCCCCGTGAAGAAAGTTCCTCCGCCGCCAGCGAAGCTTCCCGAGCCAGCCTCTCGTGCTTCCTGTTCACCGGGACGACGATCACCTCGAACGGCGCGATGGAGATGGGCCAGAGGATGCCGTCGGCGTCATTGTGCTGTTCGATTGCGGCGGCGGCCGTGCGCCCGACACCGATCCCGTAGCACCCCATCACGATCACCTGCTCTTTTCCCGCCGCGTCCAGGTACGTTGCGGAAAGCGCCTTGCTGTACTTCGTGCCGAGCCGGAAGACGTGGCCCACCTCGATCCCCCGGGAGAAGCGCAAGCCTCCTCCGCATCTCGGGCAGGGATCTCCCTCCGTTACCAGCCGCAGGTCCGCATACGCCTCCGGCGAGAAGTCTCTCCCGGGGACCACGTCCACCCAATGGGCGTCCTTCTCGTTGGCGCCGGTCGCGCCTGCCGCGATCCGCCGGACGGAGTGATCGGCCAGAAGCCGCATCGAGAGACCCACCGGACCTGCATACCCCGACGGCGCGCCGGTCAGCGCCCGAACGCGCTCCTCCGCCGCAAGGCGGACCCAGTCGGCGCCAAGAAGGTTTTTGACCTTGACCTCGTTAATCTCGTACCGGCCGGAGACCAGTACGGCAACGTCTCCCTTGTCCGTTTCGAGCACCAGCGTCTTGATCAAGGCACCGCGTTCGATTCCGAGGAACCCGGCAACCTCCTCGATGGTCCGCTTCCCGGGGGTGGAAACCTTTCGGGCCGTGCGGAGAGCGCCGCCGCAGGCAGAGGGACGGTCTCCTGGGGTCGCGCACTCCGCCTTTTCGACGTTCGCACCGTATTCGCAGGCCTCGCAGGAGACGATGGCGTCCTCCCCGGAATCCGCGATCACCATGAACTCGTGGGAGCTGCTCCCCCCGATCGACCCCGTGTCCGCCTCCACCGCTCGGAATTCCAGGCCCATTCTCCTGAAGCTCCGGCGGTACGCCTCGTACATCTTCCGGTAGGATTCCGCCGCCCCCTCTTCGTCCGCGTCGAAGGAATAGGCGTCCTTCATGAAGAACTCCCTCCCACGCATCAGCCCGAACCTAGGTCGGATCTCGTCCCGGAACTTGTCCTGGATCTGGTAGAGATTCATCGGCAGCTGGCGGTACGACCGGATCTCCCTGCGCACCAGGTCCGTGATGACCTCTTCATGCGTGGGCCCCAGGCAGAACTCGCGGTCGGCCCGGTCCTTGACCCGGAGCAGCTCCTTGCCGTATGCCTCCCAGCGGCCGCTCTCCTTCCACAGCTCCGACGGGATCAGGGCAGGCATCAGCACCTCGTGCGCCCCCGCCCGGTCCATCTCCTCCCGGAGAATGCGCTCCACCTTGCGCAGGACGCGAAGACCGGCGGGCAGGTAGTTGTAGATGCCGGACGCCACCTTCCGGATCATCCCGGCGCGCAGCATCAGCCGGTGGCTGGCCACTTCCGCGTCGGACGGCGTCTCCTTCGAAGTCGGCATGAGGTAGTTCGAGTACCGGATCAACGGGCTCTCCTTCCCGAAGCGGCCAGGCGACGCGCAAGCCGGACCACCTCGGCCACGATCTCTTTTTCCTTCACCTTCTTCATGATCTTCCCCTTCACGAAGATCAACCCCTCCCCCTTGCCGCCCGCAACCCCGACGTCGGCCTCTCTTGCCTCTCCCGGCCCGTTGACCGCGCACCCCATGACGGCCACCTTGAGAGGGACCTCAAGTCGCGAGAGACGGCGCTCCACCTCCAGCGCGATTCCCGTGACGTCGATCGAAGCCCTTCCGCACGTCGGACAGGAGATGAAGTCCGGCCCCCTCTCCCGCAGCCCGAGGCTTTTGAGGATCTGCCACCCCGCCCTCACCTCTTCCTCGGGGGGGCCGGTGAGCGAAACCCGCAGGGTGTCGCCGATCCCTTCCGAGAGGAGGATCCCCAGGCCGACGGCCGATTTCACGGTGCCGGAGAACGTCGTCCCCGCCTCGGTTACC
Encoded here:
- a CDS encoding 23S rRNA (guanosine(2251)-2'-O)-methyltransferase RlmB, whose amino-acid sequence is MWITGRHPVEELLASTRQKPLRLLLSGSVSPEVKKGLAGRASVLGIPCLACPKEEWERRTGERGGPGIAAELGEYRYADFHEWVAALPGRATVFLLDGITDPHNLGAILRSARAFGVDGVIVPKDRSCPVTAAVFRASAGAAAHVPIAQVTNLARTVETLQEDGFWLYAAEEEGETDISTMKPATRTGIILGSEEHGIRKLVREKCDGSVRIPMEPGVDSLNVGVTAGILAFHLRNLMAK
- a CDS encoding orotidine 5'-phosphate decarboxylase; amino-acid sequence: MKERIIVALDTDSPEAALAAVSALAGEVGLFKVGMELFPRGGPELVERIRATGAEVFLDLKFHDIPNTVAGAVRSAVALGVKFATVHASGGKAMLAAAAAAAEGSGTTLLAVTVLTSLDDADLSSVGFALRAAEAVDRLAGLAVDAGIGGIVCSAKEVAAVRARVGKEVVLVTPGVRLPEDSVGDQKRVVTPFEAVRAGANYIVVGRPITKASDPVAAARKFASEMRRTL
- a CDS encoding proline--tRNA ligase, yielding MRYSNYLMPTSKETPSDAEVASHRLMLRAGMIRKVASGIYNYLPAGLRVLRKVERILREEMDRAGAHEVLMPALIPSELWKESGRWEAYGKELLRVKDRADREFCLGPTHEEVITDLVRREIRSYRQLPMNLYQIQDKFRDEIRPRFGLMRGREFFMKDAYSFDADEEGAAESYRKMYEAYRRSFRRMGLEFRAVEADTGSIGGSSSHEFMVIADSGEDAIVSCEACEYGANVEKAECATPGDRPSACGGALRTARKVSTPGKRTIEEVAGFLGIERGALIKTLVLETDKGDVAVLVSGRYEINEVKVKNLLGADWVRLAAEERVRALTGAPSGYAGPVGLSMRLLADHSVRRIAAGATGANEKDAHWVDVVPGRDFSPEAYADLRLVTEGDPCPRCGGGLRFSRGIEVGHVFRLGTKYSKALSATYLDAAGKEQVIVMGCYGIGVGRTAAAAIEQHNDADGILWPISIAPFEVIVVPVNRKHERLAREASLAAEELSSRGIEVLLDDRDERPGIKFKDADLCGIPLRVTFGEKNFAAGYAEVRDRKTGETDRVEISRIVETVAAAVEAKKKECSP